In Sebaldella termitidis ATCC 33386, one DNA window encodes the following:
- a CDS encoding aminopeptidase, which produces MDLSQGSKTVVENCLKIKKDEKVLIVTDENKLKMGQALFEAVKNAGANPFLMMSRPGKVSGEEPDELIAKAMLDADVVICPTTVSMTHTNARINAVKNGARVATMPGITEEMFSKGAITADYDEVEKLTLRMTDMLTNARSAKIVKGEYSLTMSLKDRKGVPSTGVYDKKGTAGNLPSGEAYIAPVEGTADGEMLIDGSMVGIGKLSSPLYMRIENGHLKEVKGENSEKISILLENENNSSLGELGIGTNKSAVLCGIILEDEKVYGTVHIAFGTNTSFGGTVKADCHMDGVILKPDLYLDEVLVMKNGEIIV; this is translated from the coding sequence ATGGATTTATCACAGGGAAGTAAAACCGTGGTAGAAAATTGTCTGAAGATAAAAAAAGATGAAAAAGTATTAATAGTAACTGATGAAAATAAGCTGAAAATGGGACAGGCTTTATTTGAGGCAGTAAAAAATGCAGGGGCAAATCCTTTTCTTATGATGAGCAGACCAGGGAAGGTAAGCGGGGAAGAACCTGATGAGTTAATAGCGAAGGCTATGCTTGATGCAGATGTGGTAATCTGTCCTACTACAGTTTCCATGACACATACTAATGCAAGAATAAATGCTGTAAAAAACGGAGCAAGAGTAGCTACAATGCCTGGAATAACAGAGGAAATGTTTTCTAAGGGTGCGATAACAGCTGATTATGACGAGGTAGAAAAGCTTACTCTCAGAATGACCGATATGCTGACTAATGCAAGAAGTGCAAAGATAGTAAAAGGAGAGTATTCTCTGACAATGAGTCTGAAGGACAGGAAAGGTGTACCTAGTACAGGAGTATATGATAAAAAAGGGACAGCAGGCAATCTTCCTTCAGGAGAGGCTTACATTGCACCTGTAGAAGGTACTGCAGACGGAGAAATGCTCATAGATGGAAGTATGGTAGGAATAGGAAAGCTCAGCAGCCCTTTATATATGAGAATAGAAAACGGGCATTTGAAGGAAGTAAAAGGAGAAAATTCGGAAAAGATATCAATACTTCTGGAAAATGAAAATAATTCATCTCTGGGTGAGCTTGGAATAGGAACAAATAAGAGTGCTGTATTATGCGGGATAATACTGGAAGATGAGAAAGTATACGGAACAGTGCATATTGCTTTTGGAACAAATACGTCTTTCGGGGGAACAGTGAAGGCAGACTGTCATATGGACGGTGTTATTCTAAAGCCGGATCTGTATCTGGATGAAGTTTTGGTAATGAAAAACGGAGAAATAATAGTATAG
- the trmB gene encoding tRNA (guanosine(46)-N7)-methyltransferase TrmB: MENKQKKELWEYFFNYPKKHYNIYMEKMTEYPEYIIYDEEITDSKKNKWNEYFGNDNPVYLEIGCGSGNFTASNAQKFPGKNYIALELRFKRLVMAAVKSKKRELKNIVFLRKRGEKLLDFLGKDEISGLYINFPDPWTGSEHKRLINKELFDRLDIIMKPSGKLFFKTDHEGYYYDTLELVKGLAKYEIVFHTDDLYNTEKVKDNIQTEFEQMFLSKHNMNIKYIEIVKK; this comes from the coding sequence GTGGAAAATAAGCAGAAGAAAGAATTATGGGAATATTTTTTCAATTATCCAAAAAAACATTATAATATCTATATGGAGAAAATGACTGAATATCCTGAATACATAATATATGACGAAGAGATAACAGACAGTAAAAAAAATAAATGGAATGAGTATTTCGGAAATGACAATCCGGTATATCTGGAAATAGGATGCGGAAGCGGAAATTTTACAGCGAGTAATGCGCAGAAATTTCCCGGGAAAAACTATATTGCTCTTGAGCTTAGATTCAAAAGGCTGGTAATGGCAGCTGTAAAATCTAAAAAGAGAGAACTGAAAAATATTGTTTTTCTGAGAAAAAGAGGAGAAAAGCTTCTTGATTTTTTAGGTAAGGATGAGATATCAGGATTATATATAAATTTTCCTGACCCGTGGACCGGATCAGAGCATAAAAGACTTATAAATAAAGAATTGTTTGATAGGCTGGATATTATAATGAAGCCATCGGGGAAATTATTTTTTAAGACCGATCATGAGGGGTATTATTATGATACACTGGAGCTGGTAAAAGGGCTGGCTAAATATGAAATAGTATTTCATACAGATGATCTTTACAATACAGAAAAGGTTAAGGATAATATTCAGACTGAATTCGAACAGATGTTTCTAAGCAAGCATAATATGAATATAAAATATATAGAAATAGTGAAAAAGTAA
- a CDS encoding HAD family hydrolase has protein sequence MKIKGIIFDFNGTLLFDSDKHEKAWHIFIKEFCNKEISDEEFEKNIHGIVNKKALEYLYKRTLSNEEVLSLEQEKEKIYRRLVLEDTANFRLVPGAEELLDYICKENIPHTIATASEIVNLEFYIKSFSLEKWFDTEKIIYNDNTLPGKPDPAIYIKAAETIGVNPEDCLVFEDSKAGLTSAHNAGAGKIIAVASTPEEREKAEKIHWISDIISNFYDFDMNILKK, from the coding sequence ATGAAAATAAAAGGAATTATTTTTGATTTTAATGGTACTCTTTTATTTGATTCTGACAAACATGAAAAAGCTTGGCACATTTTTATAAAAGAATTTTGTAATAAAGAGATATCCGATGAAGAATTTGAAAAAAATATCCATGGTATTGTCAATAAAAAGGCTCTTGAGTATCTGTATAAAAGAACACTTTCCAATGAAGAGGTTTTATCTCTTGAACAGGAAAAAGAAAAAATATACAGAAGACTAGTTTTGGAAGATACGGCTAATTTCAGGCTTGTTCCCGGTGCCGAGGAGCTGCTGGATTATATCTGTAAAGAAAATATACCGCACACTATTGCCACAGCTTCGGAAATTGTAAATCTGGAATTTTATATAAAATCATTTTCCCTTGAAAAATGGTTTGATACAGAAAAAATTATTTATAACGATAATACGTTGCCGGGTAAACCGGATCCTGCCATTTATATCAAGGCTGCCGAAACTATAGGAGTTAATCCTGAAGACTGTCTTGTTTTCGAGGACTCTAAAGCCGGTCTTACCTCAGCACATAATGCCGGAGCAGGTAAGATAATTGCAGTTGCTTCTACTCCCGAAGAACGGGAAAAAGCTGAAAAGATCCACTGGATATCAGATATTATAAGTAATTTTTATGATTTTGATATGAATATCTTAAAAAAATAA
- the xdhC gene encoding xanthine dehydrogenase subunit XdhC: protein MVKSITFTVNGKEYNINVDIRKSLLEVLREELNYTGAKQGCAVGECGACTVIIDGVTADSCIYLAVWADGKNIKTIEGVSDRGGNLSDIQESYIDAGAVQCGFCTPGLILSTEVLLENNPEPSKDEIRRGLSGNLCRCTGYQKIIDAVEKTVEKRKG, encoded by the coding sequence ATGGTAAAAAGTATTACATTTACTGTGAACGGAAAAGAATATAATATAAATGTGGATATAAGAAAATCACTTCTTGAAGTACTCAGGGAAGAACTGAATTATACAGGAGCAAAGCAGGGATGTGCAGTGGGTGAATGCGGGGCATGTACTGTAATTATAGACGGAGTTACTGCGGATTCATGTATATATCTTGCAGTCTGGGCAGACGGAAAGAATATAAAAACAATAGAAGGCGTGTCAGATCGCGGCGGAAATTTATCTGATATTCAGGAAAGCTACATAGATGCAGGAGCGGTACAATGTGGATTTTGCACTCCAGGTCTGATACTTTCCACTGAAGTTCTTTTGGAAAATAATCCGGAGCCTTCAAAAGATGAGATCAGAAGAGGGCTTTCAGGGAACCTGTGCAGATGTACTGGATACCAGAAAATAATAGATGCCGTAGAAAAAACCGTAGAAAAAAGAAAAGGATAA
- the xdhA gene encoding xanthine dehydrogenase molybdenum-binding subunit XdhA has product MSYKIIGQSVERWDAIAKVQGKADYTADLPKKNVLYGKILRATIAHGLVKKLDVSEALKVEGVIKVLTPDDLPDLKFPTAGHPYTLDPKLADIADRNILTKRVRLYGDEIAAVIAENELAAEKALEKIKVEYEEFPFYLSPEEALAEGAVEIHDGSKNLIASTKAVVGDLKKGLEEADHIIEGEYKTQIVQHCHMENQIAYAYKGSDQRWVCVSSTQIPHICRRILGEAFGMPWGKFRVVKPFIGGGFGNKQDVTIEPLAVAMSMAVGGEPVMVELQREESIAWTRVRHAISYKVKLGVKKDGTITALEMDAVSNNGAYASHGHSIAGKGAGILQSLYKMPNMEYNSKTVYTNTASAGAMRGYGVPQVIFAMESIIEKAAKELGIDPVELRLKNLVGPNTENPVSHVMFFSNKLKECVEEGMKNFSWDERKKQADSQKTGDFRRGVGMAVFAYATGVYPKSLEIGGCRLTLNQDGTVKLMVGATEIGQGSDTVFKQMVAETTGIPYDHIYTDMNTDTDYSPFDTGAYASRQSYVSGMAVRKAAIELKEKILDAVKKFDDIDQLHTDIVNGNIVYKHSGEVIQSVGDLALKSYYDLANGECITAEVSNNFHSNSNAMGATFADVEVDIKTGKVKILNILNVHDSGHILNPLLASGQVEGGMGMAVAYALAEELRYDEKTGAPLNNNLLDYKMPTSMDLPDMETLFVEEDDPMGPYGNKALGEPPICSPAAAIRNAVLDAIGIEVDELPIKPQKLMEILKNNGIV; this is encoded by the coding sequence ATGAGCTATAAAATTATAGGGCAAAGTGTGGAAAGATGGGATGCAATAGCAAAAGTACAGGGAAAAGCAGACTATACAGCAGATTTGCCTAAGAAAAATGTATTATACGGAAAAATTTTGAGAGCAACTATAGCCCATGGATTAGTAAAAAAATTAGATGTTAGTGAAGCACTGAAAGTAGAGGGAGTAATAAAGGTTCTGACTCCTGATGATCTGCCGGATTTGAAATTTCCCACAGCAGGTCACCCGTATACTCTGGATCCCAAGCTGGCAGATATTGCAGACAGAAATATTCTTACGAAAAGAGTCAGACTGTATGGTGATGAGATAGCGGCAGTGATAGCAGAAAATGAACTGGCAGCAGAAAAAGCACTGGAAAAAATAAAAGTAGAGTATGAAGAATTTCCATTTTATCTTTCGCCGGAGGAAGCGCTTGCTGAAGGTGCAGTGGAAATTCATGATGGTTCAAAAAATTTAATAGCTTCTACAAAGGCAGTGGTGGGAGACTTAAAAAAAGGACTTGAAGAAGCTGATCATATAATAGAGGGCGAATACAAAACACAAATAGTACAGCACTGTCATATGGAAAACCAGATTGCTTATGCTTACAAAGGTTCGGATCAAAGATGGGTTTGTGTATCGTCTACACAAATACCTCATATTTGCCGTCGTATTTTAGGTGAAGCATTTGGAATGCCTTGGGGAAAATTCAGGGTAGTAAAACCATTTATAGGAGGAGGCTTCGGTAATAAACAGGATGTTACTATAGAACCGCTTGCAGTGGCTATGAGTATGGCAGTCGGCGGAGAACCTGTTATGGTAGAGCTTCAGAGAGAAGAAAGCATTGCATGGACAAGAGTAAGGCATGCTATATCGTATAAAGTAAAGCTGGGAGTAAAAAAAGACGGTACGATAACTGCTCTGGAAATGGATGCGGTATCAAATAACGGTGCATATGCATCACACGGTCATTCAATAGCCGGAAAAGGAGCAGGAATATTACAGTCATTATATAAAATGCCAAATATGGAGTATAACTCAAAAACTGTGTATACGAATACAGCTTCTGCAGGAGCAATGCGTGGATACGGGGTTCCTCAGGTTATATTTGCAATGGAATCTATAATAGAAAAAGCAGCTAAGGAGCTGGGAATTGATCCTGTGGAATTAAGACTCAAAAACTTGGTAGGACCGAATACGGAAAATCCTGTGAGTCATGTTATGTTCTTTTCTAATAAATTAAAAGAATGTGTAGAAGAAGGAATGAAAAATTTTAGCTGGGACGAAAGAAAAAAACAGGCTGACAGTCAAAAAACAGGTGATTTTAGAAGAGGAGTGGGTATGGCAGTATTTGCCTATGCCACAGGAGTATATCCAAAAAGCCTTGAGATAGGCGGATGCCGCCTTACGCTGAATCAGGACGGAACGGTAAAATTAATGGTAGGAGCTACAGAAATAGGACAGGGATCTGATACGGTATTTAAGCAAATGGTAGCTGAAACTACAGGAATACCATATGATCATATTTATACAGACATGAATACAGATACAGATTACTCACCTTTTGATACAGGAGCCTATGCTTCAAGACAGAGCTATGTATCAGGAATGGCAGTAAGAAAAGCTGCTATAGAGCTTAAAGAAAAAATACTTGATGCTGTTAAGAAATTTGACGATATAGATCAGCTGCATACAGATATAGTAAACGGAAATATAGTATATAAGCACAGCGGAGAAGTAATCCAAAGTGTCGGTGATCTTGCTTTGAAATCGTATTATGACCTGGCTAACGGAGAATGTATAACAGCAGAGGTTTCAAATAATTTTCACAGCAACTCTAATGCAATGGGAGCTACTTTTGCAGATGTAGAGGTAGATATAAAAACTGGGAAAGTAAAAATTCTGAATATATTAAATGTTCATGATTCCGGCCATATACTAAATCCTCTGCTGGCAAGCGGTCAGGTAGAAGGCGGTATGGGAATGGCTGTTGCTTATGCTCTGGCTGAAGAACTGAGATATGATGAAAAAACAGGTGCACCGCTGAATAATAACCTGCTTGATTATAAGATGCCTACTTCTATGGATCTTCCGGATATGGAAACGTTATTTGTGGAAGAAGACGATCCTATGGGGCCTTATGGAAATAAAGCCCTTGGAGAACCGCCTATATGCAGTCCTGCTGCAGCGATCAGAAATGCTGTTTTGGACGCAATAGGTATAGAGGTTGACGAACTCCCTATAAAGCCTCAGAAATTAATGGAAATATTAAAAAATAACGGAATAGTTTAG
- a CDS encoding AroM family protein, which yields MKKKIGAITIGQSPRIDVIPEMQEILGENVIILEAGALDGLTKKDIEKFQPDENDYVLVSRLNDGSHVKFGKSYIIPRLQNCINSLEEQGAELIIVICTGYFGNLLTSKVPLIYPQKILYSLVPNFSVNGKIGVIVPEEDQIDQMGKKWEETGLEVSAAAGSPYKGIEEVKMAAQKLKTENVDVIVLDCIGYNKKMKLAAEEITGKPVVLSRTMVARVASELTGEWR from the coding sequence ATGAAAAAGAAAATAGGTGCCATAACAATAGGACAGTCACCAAGAATAGACGTGATTCCGGAAATGCAGGAAATTCTTGGGGAAAATGTAATAATTCTTGAAGCAGGTGCTCTTGACGGACTGACAAAAAAAGATATAGAAAAATTTCAGCCTGATGAAAATGACTATGTTCTTGTTTCAAGATTGAATGACGGTTCACATGTAAAATTCGGAAAATCCTATATTATTCCAAGACTGCAAAACTGCATAAACAGTCTGGAAGAACAGGGAGCAGAATTGATAATAGTAATTTGCACAGGATATTTCGGAAATCTTCTGACTTCAAAAGTTCCGCTTATCTATCCGCAGAAAATTTTGTATTCATTAGTACCTAATTTTAGTGTAAACGGAAAAATAGGTGTAATAGTACCTGAAGAGGATCAGATAGATCAGATGGGGAAAAAATGGGAAGAAACCGGATTAGAAGTAAGTGCTGCCGCAGGTTCTCCATATAAAGGAATAGAAGAGGTAAAAATGGCAGCCCAAAAATTAAAAACAGAAAATGTAGATGTAATTGTGCTTGATTGTATAGGCTACAATAAAAAGATGAAGCTGGCAGCAGAAGAGATTACAGGGAAGCCTGTAGTTTTATCAAGAACAATGGTAGCCAGAGTTGCTTCGGAATTAACCGGAGAATGGAGGTAG
- a CDS encoding 3-deoxy-D-manno-octulosonic acid transferase translates to MLFIYNIVRFFLYPFLFIAAIFKKKIRAFFYKRIRVEKIKRDKYYWIHLSSVGEMNLAEKLIENILDRNKKIYLTVMTDTGMELFRKRYSGNPNIKGAYFPLDDYFLIKKTVNMLDIEKLIIIETEIWPNLYGIVSEKSEVIVVNGRISDKTFDKYKKIKGMISATLNKCSKILVQSNLDLQRYKELGVREEILKVYPNLKYSIDYPVLDTEQKEELEERIKINGRKLITAGSTREGEEKILIDIFKKINEAEKYQMVLVPRHIQRTEEVAALCEGLDFSLYSENKKTEIIIVDKMGILREMYQISDLVFVGGTFVEIGGHSILEPLYYGKVPIIGKYYSNIKDVAENAKPLNLVNIAETESELEAFFLDSDNSKNRETSEFFKKYNKIDEIIKEIL, encoded by the coding sequence ATGTTATTTATTTATAATATAGTAAGATTTTTTTTATATCCTTTTTTATTTATTGCAGCAATTTTCAAGAAAAAAATCAGAGCTTTTTTTTATAAAAGAATCAGAGTAGAAAAAATAAAAAGAGATAAGTATTACTGGATTCATCTGTCGTCAGTGGGTGAAATGAATTTAGCGGAGAAATTAATAGAAAACATTTTGGACAGAAATAAAAAAATTTATTTGACAGTGATGACCGATACAGGAATGGAGTTATTCAGAAAAAGATATTCAGGGAACCCTAATATAAAAGGGGCTTATTTTCCGCTGGATGACTATTTTCTGATAAAAAAAACAGTAAATATGCTGGATATAGAAAAACTGATTATAATAGAAACTGAAATCTGGCCGAATCTTTATGGAATTGTATCTGAAAAGTCAGAGGTAATCGTGGTGAACGGACGTATTTCCGATAAAACCTTTGATAAATACAAGAAAATCAAAGGAATGATCTCAGCTACTTTGAATAAATGCAGTAAAATCCTTGTTCAAAGTAATCTTGATCTTCAGAGATATAAGGAATTGGGAGTAAGGGAAGAAATACTGAAAGTATATCCAAATTTGAAATACAGTATAGATTATCCTGTTTTGGATACTGAACAGAAGGAAGAACTGGAAGAAAGAATAAAAATAAACGGAAGAAAGCTCATAACTGCAGGAAGCACAAGAGAAGGAGAAGAAAAAATCCTTATAGATATATTCAAAAAAATAAATGAGGCTGAAAAATATCAGATGGTACTGGTGCCAAGACATATACAGCGAACCGAAGAAGTAGCAGCATTATGTGAAGGTCTTGATTTTTCACTTTATTCCGAAAATAAAAAGACTGAAATAATAATAGTAGATAAAATGGGAATTCTTCGTGAGATGTATCAGATATCTGATTTGGTATTTGTAGGCGGAACATTTGTTGAGATAGGGGGACATTCAATTCTTGAGCCTCTTTATTACGGGAAGGTGCCTATAATAGGAAAATATTATTCCAATATTAAAGATGTGGCGGAAAATGCAAAACCGCTTAATCTGGTAAATATAGCAGAAACAGAAAGTGAGCTGGAAGCTTTTTTTCTGGATTCCGATAATAGCAAAAACAGGGAAACAAGCGAATTTTTTAAAAAATATAATAAAATAGATGAGATAATCAAAGAAATTTTATAA
- a CDS encoding toxin-antitoxin system YwqK family antitoxin — protein MILKKHYLEKLTVIFAIKEDYDHREVYYYENRRFEGELHMYYDDKKQQLESIERFKNGKKSGVQEKYYENGILKASENYIDGLEEGKYEEYFEDGEVKLNCFYIEGKRNGKLQEFYKEGGLKEENNYYYGNLDGISSKFHKNGKLSHTGMYKEDLKTGIWNFYDENENLRRKEIWKDGKLNGQRIELENENVQMSSNYVDGELDGEFIIYGKNKNIIHLIHYEKGRKNGKEILYNEAGKVKKETDYKNNMKYGTEKEYSDDGEILLLEANYVEGLLHGSYVSFHEDGNRKFEGRAMDGKFHGEAYFYDKNGDLESEVIYEHGEVARKIEHKK, from the coding sequence ATGATATTAAAAAAACATTATCTGGAAAAGTTAACGGTAATATTTGCAATAAAAGAAGACTATGACCACAGGGAAGTTTATTATTATGAAAACAGAAGATTCGAAGGAGAACTTCATATGTATTATGATGATAAAAAGCAACAGCTGGAGAGCATAGAAAGATTTAAAAACGGTAAAAAATCCGGTGTTCAGGAAAAATATTACGAAAATGGTATCTTAAAAGCTTCGGAAAATTATATAGACGGTCTGGAAGAAGGGAAGTATGAAGAATACTTTGAAGACGGAGAAGTAAAATTAAATTGTTTTTATATAGAGGGTAAAAGAAACGGGAAATTACAGGAGTTTTATAAAGAAGGCGGTCTGAAAGAGGAAAATAATTATTATTACGGGAATCTTGACGGAATTTCTTCAAAATTTCATAAAAACGGAAAGCTTTCACATACAGGAATGTATAAAGAGGATTTGAAAACAGGGATTTGGAATTTTTATGATGAAAATGAAAACCTCAGAAGAAAAGAAATATGGAAAGACGGAAAGCTGAACGGACAGAGAATAGAACTGGAAAATGAAAATGTTCAGATGAGTTCCAATTATGTGGACGGCGAGCTTGACGGCGAATTCATAATATATGGTAAAAATAAGAATATAATACATCTGATTCATTATGAAAAGGGACGGAAAAACGGAAAAGAGATTCTTTATAATGAAGCAGGAAAAGTGAAAAAAGAAACAGATTATAAAAATAATATGAAATACGGAACGGAAAAAGAATATTCCGATGACGGGGAAATTCTTCTTTTGGAAGCCAATTATGTGGAAGGACTGCTGCATGGGAGCTATGTGAGCTTTCATGAAGACGGAAACAGAAAATTCGAGGGAAGAGCCATGGATGGTAAATTTCACGGAGAAGCTTATTTCTATGATAAAAATGGTGATCTTGAATCGGAAGTTATTTATGAACATGGGGAAGTAGCAAGAAAAATAGAGCATAAAAAATAA
- the xdhB gene encoding xanthine dehydrogenase FAD-binding subunit XdhB → MYDIKTYTEVKTVQEAVELLADNENAQIIAGGTDVLIKSRERKNGYVGRDLIGITRIPELKEIKINSSGDIIIGAAATFTEVEGNEFIIKNVKSLSDAVGSVGGPQIRNVGTVGGNICNGATSADSASTLFAYNAVLMITGKNGNKEVSIKDFYLGPGKVLLERGDILTAVKITKENYEGYKGHYIKFSPRQAMDIATLGCSVLLKENNGTIEDMRIAYGVAGPTPLRAASAEEFAKGKPINDEILNEIGKICLESARARDSWRASKAFREQLVEELPKRAVKAIIGGGR, encoded by the coding sequence ATGTATGATATAAAGACATATACTGAGGTAAAAACTGTACAGGAAGCTGTAGAACTGCTTGCAGATAATGAAAATGCGCAGATAATAGCCGGAGGAACTGATGTTCTTATTAAATCAAGAGAGAGAAAAAACGGATATGTTGGAAGAGATTTAATTGGAATTACAAGAATTCCGGAATTAAAGGAAATAAAAATAAATAGCAGCGGTGATATAATCATAGGCGCTGCGGCTACCTTTACAGAAGTAGAGGGTAACGAATTTATAATAAAAAATGTAAAAAGCTTATCTGATGCAGTGGGAAGCGTAGGCGGTCCACAGATAAGAAACGTGGGGACAGTAGGCGGAAATATATGTAACGGAGCCACTTCAGCGGATAGTGCCTCTACATTATTTGCTTATAATGCAGTGCTTATGATAACAGGGAAAAACGGGAATAAAGAAGTAAGCATAAAAGATTTTTATCTCGGACCCGGAAAAGTTCTTCTTGAACGGGGAGATATACTTACAGCAGTAAAAATAACAAAAGAAAATTACGAAGGATATAAAGGTCATTATATAAAATTCAGTCCCAGACAGGCAATGGATATAGCTACACTTGGATGCTCGGTTTTATTGAAAGAAAATAACGGAACCATTGAAGATATGAGAATTGCTTACGGAGTAGCAGGACCTACACCGCTTCGGGCTGCAAGTGCCGAGGAATTCGCCAAAGGAAAACCGATAAATGATGAAATACTAAATGAAATAGGGAAAATATGTCTTGAAAGTGCAAGAGCAAGAGATTCATGGAGAGCTTCCAAGGCATTCAGGGAACAGCTGGTGGAAGAACTGCCTAAAAGAGCTGTAAAAGCTATAATCGGAGGTGGCAGATAA
- a CDS encoding DUF1177 domain-containing protein — MLLKQLMDVYEVIDRADASGSLVKELLESYGGKNITVKKITGEKGSTDFVKIKIEGKNGKSKGGDAPTIGILGRLGGIGARPVMTGMVSDADGAMVALSVAAKILDMQNKGDYLEGDVIVGTHICPDAPTQPHEPVPFMGSPVDMATVNKEEISDEMDAILSIDTTKGNKVINTRGFAISPTVKEGYILKVSSDLLTFMEITTGKLPAVFPLSIQDITPYGNDLYHLNSILQPATATSAPVVGIAITTEVPVPGCATGASHFIDMEAAGRFSLEVAKAFGKNQCDFYDKEEFGKIISKYGEMKHFQTFGK; from the coding sequence GTGCTTTTAAAACAATTGATGGATGTATATGAAGTTATTGACCGTGCAGATGCAAGCGGGAGTCTTGTAAAGGAGCTTTTGGAATCTTACGGCGGAAAAAATATAACGGTAAAAAAAATAACAGGAGAAAAGGGCTCTACTGATTTTGTAAAAATAAAAATAGAGGGAAAGAATGGTAAAAGTAAGGGGGGAGATGCTCCTACTATTGGAATACTGGGAAGATTGGGCGGTATTGGTGCAAGACCTGTAATGACTGGAATGGTATCAGATGCTGACGGAGCAATGGTAGCCCTTTCGGTAGCAGCTAAAATTTTGGATATGCAGAATAAAGGAGATTATCTTGAGGGAGATGTTATAGTAGGAACACATATATGTCCGGACGCGCCGACACAGCCGCATGAGCCGGTACCGTTTATGGGTTCGCCTGTAGACATGGCTACTGTTAATAAAGAAGAAATAAGTGATGAAATGGATGCTATTTTATCAATAGATACTACAAAAGGGAATAAGGTTATCAATACGAGAGGATTTGCAATATCGCCTACAGTAAAAGAAGGGTATATTCTTAAAGTAAGCAGTGATCTTCTTACTTTTATGGAAATAACAACTGGAAAGCTTCCGGCAGTATTTCCGCTTTCAATTCAGGATATAACGCCTTACGGAAATGATCTTTATCACCTGAACAGCATACTGCAGCCTGCTACTGCGACTTCTGCACCCGTGGTGGGAATAGCAATAACAACAGAAGTGCCTGTTCCGGGATGTGCAACGGGAGCAAGCCATTTTATAGATATGGAAGCGGCAGGAAGATTCAGCCTGGAAGTAGCAAAGGCATTTGGTAAGAATCAGTGTGACTTTTACGATAAGGAAGAATTCGGTAAAATAATAAGCAAGTACGGAGAAATGAAGCATTTTCAGACTTTTGGAAAGTAG